From the genome of Alteromonas stellipolaris:
TTTACAATAAGCACTTCATCTGGGTGGATAAACTGGAACGGCTTATATTTAGGATAATGTGGGTCTTCTGCTATTCGCGCTGGCTGCTCTTCCATAAACTTAGCGTAGTACTCAGGTAGCACGTACTCACCTGGGTTTTCAGCGTCTTCATTGGTATAAACACTTTCATCATGGTAGTACCAACGCTCTGGCACTATAACATCACCTGGTTGCCACTTGGGATTTACCGCGCCAGCAATGCCCATATAAACCACCTGTTTAACAGGGAAATAATCTAGCGCCATTTGTGTCGACATGGCCGCATTGGCAATACTCATACCGGTAGCGAAAACAAGAATAGGTTCATCGTGATAGGTCCCAATACGATAAGTAATACCTTTGATTGTGGTGGTGGTGTGTATTTGTGCATCAGGATCAGAATCGATTTTGCCCAAAATACCTTCCATTTCTGGAGCGTAAGCAACCATCACAGCGGTAAATTTATCGCCAGTAAAAGACGCCGGACCATATTGAGGCTGAGTGACAGGTGAAGTGTTGGCACACCCCGTTATCACCACAACAAATGACATGCACAACAGAAACGAGATAACACGAAGTTTCATAATCACCATTCTTATTCAGTTTTTATTGGGAGGAGCAGAGGCAAAAGCCTGTGCGCTCTGCGTTGTTTAATTCTTAACGTACCAGCTTTCGGAATGAAAGAAAGTGTTATATCGGCATTTTACAAATATTAAAAACACTGGATACACCCCCCTAACAAATGACATTCAGCGAAGGTTATCTTATTTTGCTTTTTAAACTAATTCTTTCTCCTCTATAGAATAAAACGCGCTTAGTTGCAGTTTCATAAGCTGAACACGGATGTGCGGCTACCCTTATTGGATTACATTTATAGGAGATAAAAGCGCTTAAAAAAGCAACGCGAGACCAACTGACTCGTATCGATGAGGATACAATTACCAATGAACATGAAACTACTTCGCTCTCTGCAAATTTTTGTTGAGGTCGCTGAAAGCGGTAGCATGAGTATTGCAGCCCGAAACCTGCATATGACCGTTTCGGCAATTAGCCAACAACTAAGAAAACTTGAACAAGACATTGGGCTGAGTTTATTTAACCGTAATACCCGAAACTTGAGCCTTACCGAGGCTGGAAGGATCTATTACGACACCAGCAAGAAGATGTTAGACACCGCTGTTGAAGCACAGGAACGTATTGAAACGCTTCAAGACGCGCCTTCAGGTAAAGTAAATATTATTGCTCCAGAAGGTTTTGGTGGTGGCTTATTGAGTCAGCCCTTGCAGAAGTTATGTGAGGATTTCCCGAAAATAAATGTATCGCTGACGCTAACCGACCAACCTACAGACATTATTGTTTCAGGTGCCGACTTACTGCTTGGCTTTACTCCAGTGTCTGATACTAATTTCAGCAGTTTAGAGTTGGCCACATGGCGACGAATTCTGTGTGTATCGGCTGAGCATCCTTTGGCAAAATCGCCTCTAGAGTCGCCCGACATTCTTCAAGAGTATTCCTATATTTCTCACCGCCATATAGAAGAATACGTCATGAAGCACGACAAGCTTGATAAAGTCCCGCTGACGTCTAGCCGTATTGAGCTTGATTCAATGCAAACCTTAATCCAGCTTACGCGTGATGGACTTGGGTATGCAGTGCTGCCTGAACCAGAGGTGCGCCACTTACTTAGTGAAGGCTCAATGAAGCAGCTATTCACTGACTGGTCGTTACCTGATTACACCGTATATGCGGTTACCCCTAAACGTGAATTGGTGCCTGCTAAAATCAGTGCGGCTATTACATGTTTGCAAGACTGGTTCTCTGAAATCTAAGTTATCCGAATTAGTCGCTTTTTGAAGCATAAAAAAAGGGCATCATGATGATGCCCTTTTTCTTGTCAAACTTGCTTAGAAGCTTGTATTAACCTGCAAACTAAATACGTTCGCTTTAGCATGCTCAGTAGCCGTAAGGTCACTTACGATAGTACCAATAGAGCGCTGCTGGCTAACTGCCGCTTCACGACCTTTAATATAGGCATAAGCCATATCAATGCTGGTGCTTTCAGTTAATGCGTATGTTGCACCTACCGTGTACCAATGACGATCGGTATCTGGAATACTCAATGAACGGTGCTCGTAGCTCACTGCGCCATCGTCGTACGCATAGCCAGCACGAAGCGTAATCTTGTCGCTATAAAGGTAAGTTCCACCCACGCTTAAGCGTAATGAATCTTCAAAATCTTCTTCTTTAAGTAGTAAATCATCACCACTATCAAGCTCTGCATTCAACTTATCAAATGCGCTCCATTCAGTGAATACAACACTGGCTTGCACTGACCATTCATCGTTAAGCTGTTGGTTAATCGCCACTTCAGTGATTGCAGCTAAATCTAAATCTAGTGAACCGCCTTGGTTGTATAGCTCTGCCACTGCAGGAATGATAGCGCCTAGGTCTGATTCAATTTCACCTTCAAGATTTAGCTCTGTTTCTGCACGGTAGCTAAACGCCAACTTAGTGGTCTCTGTGGCTTGCCATAACGCGCCAACATTCCAACCAAAGGCAACATCGTCACCAGACATTTTAACAATAGTTGCATTACCTAGTGCATCGCTACCAAGTAGCGCACCAAATGCTTGAGGAATAGCAGTACCAATTTCGGCTTCTGCGTAAGTCACGTTAAGACCAAAACCTAAGCTTAATGTATCGTTTACTTTGTAAGCCACAACAGGGTTTAGCGTAAATGAGGTTACTTCGGCGTCATCAGCAAAGTGCAAACCGTTATAGCTATCGCTGTAGTCGGTAGCAAGGCCGTAGTTAGAGAATGCGCCAATACCCCAAGATACTTTGTCATTCACAGGTGCAGTGTAGAAAAAAGAAGGCACAGCTGCCGAGGTAGCAATATCTTCTTCACTGGCGTCATATGTATTTGCAAACAGCACTTCACCGCTTTCGTTGTACACAGCAACATCCATATCACCACGAATATCAACCTGTGGATTGATGTAGCTTACCTGCGCACTGAACTGAGCCGTTTTAAACTCAGTAATTGCAGCAGGGTTAGTAGCAAGAATTGATGCATTTTCAGGCGTTGCCGCTTGGCCCGCCATCGCGCGACCAAAACCATTTGCGCTATGCTCGTTTACTTGGAAACCAGCAGCTAGCACAGAAGAAGATGCCATCGAGGCTAGTGCTAAGCATACAGAGGCACGTAAAGAAAAATATTGCTTCATAAAAATACTCTTATAGAACAGGAAATATGCAGTGGCGCATTCTACGGATACGGTAAGTTTTGTTCAATGCAAGTTAACGCCATTTACGCTGATTTATCGCATTTTTTACAACTTTAGCGGCATAATTAAAGAAGATGTAAACATTTTGCAAATAATAGATTGCAAATATTGGCGCTATTTGTAAATTCTGACATTTGCCATTCACCATAAATAAATGAGGAAGGCTTGATAAAACACGCTATTTTTGACCTTTCTAGTGATTATGCTTGTATAAGCAGTTTCTAGCCCCACAACTGTAGTACAAGATAATTTCAACAGCCTAAGGAGAGATTCACATGTCTAGCAATAAAGAAATTCTATTGGTCAATCGCCCAAACGATAGAAAAATAGGCTCCCATTTGTTTGAAACTCGTGAGCAATCCATTCCTTCTCCGGGTGAAGGTGAAATACTGATTAAACAAACTTACATGTCACTCGACCCTGCAATGCTAGGGTGGATGAGTGAAGATCGTGAAAGTTATATTCCGCCTGTCGAGCTTGGTGAAGTCATGCGCTCAAGCGGTGTAGGTGAAGTAATAGAGTCGAACAACCCTGATTTCTCTGTTGGCGACAAAGTCATGGGGATGACTGGCTGGCGAGAATACTTGGTAAGTAATGGTGAAGGCTTCAATAAGCTGCAGCCAGGTGTTACCGAAGAAATGGCGCTTTGCGTATTCGCCCTGCCCGGTTTAACTGCAACCACAGGCTTATATAACTTTGGTGAGCCTAAAGAAGGTGAAACCTTGGTTGTCACTGGCGCTGCTGGTTCAGTAGGCTCAATCGTAGGTCAGCTCGCAAAAGCAGACGGCCTTCGCGTTATTGGCGTAGTGGGCAGTGACGAAAAAGCAGATTGGATTGTTAACGAGCTCGGCTTTGACGGTGCAGTAAACTATAAAACTGACGATTTAGAAGCGAAATTAACGGAGCTCACCCCTGACAAAATTGACGTGTTCTTCGAAAACACCGGCGGCCCAATTCAACAGCATATCTTCAATCGTATGAATACACATGGACGTATTGTGGTTTGCGGTATGATTGCCGACTATCAATCAGAAAACCCGGCTCCTGGCCCAAATTGGATACCGTTAATTAAAAAGCGCATTAATGTTCGTGGGTTTGCAATGCCTGATCATTGGGGAGAAGTACCTCAGCTTATTGCAAAGCTGTCGCCCTACGTACAACAAGGTAAGATTCAATATCGTTCTCACATGGTTGAGGGTATAGAGTCAGCGGTAGAGGGTTTACAGATGTTATTTTCTGGCGACAATAAAGGGAAAATGATCGTTAAACTTTAAGCCTAAGGCTTATATTTTTTTACGCTAACTATCGACGCTGATTTAACTTAGCGTCGATAGTAAATAAGTGCCCTTCCCCGCAGCCTTTGCTTGATAAAGTTCATTATCAGCTTGGTTAATTAAGCCTTCTAATGTTTGCCCTTTAATATTGGTTACTACCACGGCACCAATAGAGCAGGAGACGGTTTTTGCTGATGCATTTGATGCATGAGGTAAGGCTTTTTTATCCCAAATATCGAGTATTTGCTGGCAACTTTGTTCTACTTGCCTTGCTGAAACCCCACTGACAATAACCATAAACTCTTCGCCACCATAACGACCCAGAATATCGGTTTGTCGTTGAAACACGGCGCGCATCACATCAGCCTGCGCCACAATGGCATCATCCCCTTGTTGGTGACCAAAGGCATCGTTGTATTTCTTAAAGTCATCTAAATCGAGCATAAATACTGCGAAAGATAGGTTCTGCCTTTTGCTGAGCGACAGTAATCTCTCGCCTTCTTTCATCAGTGCACGTCTATTAAGGAGATTGGTTAGCGGGTCTTCCCGACTTAAGGTGTTTAGCTTTTTGTTCGTTGATTTTAAGAGGATCACTATTCTGTCTAAACGGTATTTTGCATAAGCGCATATAAATAACGACCCCACCACAAATGACGTTGAAATCATGACGCGATCGCCATACACAGGCGCGATTACCATCAAACCAATAAAACCAGCAATGCTTATTATCGATGCCACCAACGCCAGCTTATAGGTAACACCTAACGCAAATACACAATAGAATGCATATAAAATGGTACCCTCGTAAGGAAAGGCAAATTCGTATAGCACCCAACTTTGGTAAATGAGCACAAAATTGGCAAAGGTTAACATCACCATAAGCCCTGCAAAAATCCAGCTTCTGGCAGCATAAAAGAATCGAGAAAACGAAAGGGCGATAACCAAAAAGATAACTGGAATTTGGTATATAAGGCGGTTTTGAAGATAAAACTCGTACAAGGGGGAAGGTAACAACGCCATATCTGCCAAGATGAAAGAGGCGAGCAACAAAGCACCGATAAGAAGAGCAACACGAAGTCTTAAAATCTCTCTATGCTTTCCTACCACTTCCACCTTCTTCTCCCGACATGGGTAACATCTTTCAGTAAGTATAGACGCTTCTATAAGGCTAGCTTAAGTAGACTACCTTTTAATGCTTCAATGGTGATAGGTTTGGTGACCACGTCGTTCATACCGTCCTGTTTAAAGGCATCATGGCGCTCTTTAAAGGCTTCTGCTGTAAGCCCAATAATAGGAATTTGGCTTACGTCACTTGGTAAATTTCGAATACGCTTAGTGGCTTCAACACCATCCATCACTGGCATATGAATATCCATAAAGATAACGTCGAACGCCTCTTCTTCAACTTTAACAGCCGCTTTTAAACCGTTGTCGACATGAGTAACAGTACACCCAAGCTGCTCTAATAGTGCCTGAGCAACCACGGCATTTATCGCATTATCTTCTGCCAGTAATACGCTAATACCCGGTTTGAGGATTGTATTTTTATTTAGGTTACTTTGCGCTTCTTGCAGTGACGCACTGTCGATAACACGGGCGCTTACAATGGCAGACATCGTAAAACACGACCCTTCACCCACTCGGCTCGTGACTTTGACATCACCACCTAATATCTGCGAAAGCTCTTTGGCAATGGATAAACCTAAACCTGTACCACCATAACGACGTGAAATTGAAGAATCAGATTGCGTAAACTTATCAAAAATATGTTCAAGCCTATCCGGCTCTATACCAATTCCAGTATCTTTCACAGAAATGACCAAGCGATTTTCTTCTACCAACTTCCCAGCGACTTTTTTCAGACTCGCAGTAACCGTCACCGTGCCTTTGTGTGTGAACTTGATGGCATTACTGGCAAGGTTAATCACTATTTGGCGCAATTTAGTTACGTCACTGGTGACCAATACCGAGTCTAAATTCTTACTTTTATATTCTAACCGGGTATGGTTTGCACTCGCATTGATACCTAGCAAGGTAATAAGATCGTTCAGCATGTTATCTAAATTAAATTCAGTAACATCAACTTCTGACATACCAGATTCAATCTTAGATAAATCGAGTACATCATTGATTACATTGGCAAGAATAGTAGCTGAAGAACGTAAATCTGACGCATATTGCTTTTGCTTGTCGTCTAACGGCGTATCTAGCAGTAAAGTAGCAAGGCCTTGAATACCATTTAACGGCGTGCGAATTTCATGGCTCATAACGGCAAGAAAGTCCGTTTTGGCTTTATTAGCAGCTTGTGCCCGTTCCACATAATTTTCGATGTCTGCAGACATGGCTTCTACATCTTGGGCTAAGTCACTTAGTTCATCTTTCCCGCTAACATCGATGCTTACCCGTTTATGATTACCGGCGATACTGCTCGTTGCATCTTTAATTTTTCCAATAGGGGATATCACAAAATACTGAGTGATTTTCCCTATGAATAAACTCACTAAAATGACCGTAAACAGGGTAATAGCAATGGTTAGCCACGCTATTTTTGATAATGACGATTCTAGTTCATCGGTAGATTGGCTAACTGTAAGTTTCCAGTTCCATGGGTCGAACTTGCTACAGGCAAAGAGGACATATTGATCTCTCCACTCAGATTCACCAAATGCAATATCGGTAGCATTAATGGTGGTGATAGTGGCGTTGGCGGTATTGATGGGCGCCCACGCTTCATAGGTGCTAAATAGCTCAGCGCCAGTAGACTTATCACTTACCGCAAAATGCTTACCGGTGGACTCATGAAGCTCTGCTAGCTCGTCAAATACCTCTTTTTGATAGGCATCTCGAAATACCGGCACATTCTCTAAACCCGAATCCACCAGCAGTTCGTGCCGCTCTCGCACAAACTCAATAAAAGTGAGTGACAAGGTTTGGGTAAGTAACTGATACTCTCGCTCTCTCACTGAGTCATAAGCCGTCAAATAGGCCCAATAGCCCGTTAGCGCCATCCCTGTAAACAGAATGGGGATATATATAGCTAAAAGCTTCGACTTAATTCGCATAGATATCTGGTACTACTCTTTGTTGGTAAATTAGGTCTTTATTGATAAACGTGATTTTTCGATAACTTTAAATACGATGACGGAATAGGAATATGCATCTTTATGGCGGTAGATACATTCACCCCTATGGTGTATTTATCCATTCTAGTGACAGGCATGCTATTGGCCTTCTCGCCACTTAAAATTCTTTTGGCCCGTAAGGCACCTGATTTCCCAATACTTTTTTCATCTGCTACAACGCCAAGTAACGCACCTTGCTGCACTGACTCTATACTTTCGGCAAAAACCGGCAATAGTTTAGTTTCTTTGTAAATAACATTGATGAGATCGTTGGCTTGAAGCAAGGGGCCAGTGGAAAGCCAATAGGTATCAACGCCGGATGTTTCTACTTTTTCTTTGAGCGCTTCCACAACACCATCACGCATAGTGTCTAACCCTGAGGTACCTTCAACGTAGGCGGTCCTTACAGCCACGAACTTCACGTTATCATACTGGCTCTCGAGTGCTAATAGGCTTTCTACAGAACTTTTTGAAGACGGGTAGTCAGAATGCACTAACCCAATAGTAATCGGCTCTTCCAGTGCCGAGGCTTTTAGTAAGCCATCAAGCATATCCAACTTTACTTTGGCATCTAATACGTGAGACTCACCGGTTATGTTTGATACGCTACGTTCGCCAAACGCAGTGACTATGCCCTCTTTAACTGGGTCTGCCACTGTCATGAATAAAGTAGGGAGCTCAGAAGCCGCTGAAAAGTTGTAAACCGCTCTTGTGGCAAGCGTTGCGATTGGCACTAGCAGGTCCGGCGCACCGTTTTCCGTAACAGTTTGCACTATGGTTCTCGCTTGCTCTTCTAATCCCTGAGCGTTATATATTTCTATGTCTATTTCATGTTCAGGCATAATCAATGTAAGTTCATCGATAAATGCATCTCTTGTATTTGTCACTATGGGCAAGGGGCTTGTTTCAATGATCGCCACCCGTAATGGTTGAGCTTCTACTTGAGCGTGAAACATAAAACAAAGGAGTATACTCGTGATGAGTAGTGACATTTTTTTCATCTTTAATTAGCCCAACTGTTAAGCTAGTGAGTAGGTGATTAGTTTGAAATATCATAGTGTTAATCGACTCCGCTGCATAGCCGAAGTTCGTATAATATAGGCTTAAAATACCCATAAGTTTGTTTTAGATAGTTTATGCTAGGTAAGCGTTAAAAATTGCCCTCGCTGACTAAGCTTTCTATGATTCAGACTCACTATGATTAAAGGGCCATGCAACATGGCTAATCCGTTACGGCCAAGTCTATTAAGGATAATAACCATATTATGAGGCGAATAAAATCTCTTATGCCTAGTACTATACAAAATACATGCAGTAGCAATAAAATGACAACGTTAGGTCTATGTTTAAGCCTGTATCTGGCAAGCTTTTCGCCTTTAGCTAGCAACGAAATTATGAACGAAACATTAAAGGACGGGAGAATGACAGACCAGACAGTGACGAACAAAAAAATGAAGACCTTAACGAAAGAACAAGTCATTGAACAGCTCAACCTCTCTCATCACTTTGAAGGTGGTTATTTTCGCCAAAGCTTTAAAGCAGATCACAGAGACAAAGTAACAACGTCGCGTGGTGAACGCACCACCATGACCGCTATTTATTACATGCTTACCAACGACAACAGTATTGACCACTTTCATACTAAGTATTCCGATGGTATTGAGTTTTACCACATGGGCGCGCCCATTACTTACCATATGATTTACCCAGATGGTCATTACGAAAAAGTGGTAGTAGGGCCTGATATTGCCAACGGCCAGCAGTTGCAGCTTGCTGTACCTGGAGGCACTTTTAAAGCGGCCGAGTTAACTGATGGCGACTATGGGTTGGTGAGCGAAGCTGTATCCCCTGGGTGGGAGCCTGAAGATATGATTGAAGTTTTTCAGCATGAATTGTTAGAAAAATTTCCGCAGCACAAGGTGCTTATCGAACGCCTTGCGAATAAGAAATAGAAACGCCAATTCAAATAAATAAGCCTGTTAGAAACAGGCTTATTTATTGTTACTCAGGTTTGCTTTAATCCCTATTTCAGCTAGATGTTTATTTCAGCCAAAAGTGCCACGCTTTTCAGCCTAGCTTCTAGGTTATGAATTGGCATTGAAACAATCACCTCATCCACTTCAGTTGCCTCTACAAATTTAGCTAACTGTGCGGCAACCGTGGCTTTTGAACCCACCAATGCATAACGCAATACATGAGACAACATGGCGTAATCTGCTTCGCTGCAAATTGCCGATAAATCGTCTACGGGTTTAGCAAACGGCTTGTTAAGCCCTCGGCGCATATTCATAAACTGCTGTTGTACCGAGGTGAAAAGATACTGTGCCTCTTCATCGGTATCGGCCACTACCGCCATTACCCCTGCCATCACATAGGGTGATTCTTGGGTATCTGATGGTGTAAACATAGAACGATACACATGCAAGGCATCGAACAGCTGGTCTGGCGCAAAGTGTGACGCAAAAGAATAAGGCAAGCTTACCGATGCAGCCAATTGCGCACTGTATAAACTTGAACCTAACAACCATAACGGAATATGTGTGTTAGCACCCGGCACGGCGATAATTTTCTGCCCAGGCTCTGGCGTACCTAAATAGTGTTGAAGCTCTTTTATGTCATCGGGGTAAGTGTCGACATGGGCGTTACCATTAAGATTGCGCCGTAATGCTTTTGCGGTAGCCATGTCGGTACCTGGCGCTCGGCCAAGCCCTAAATCAATACGCCCAGGATATAAAGTTTCAAGCGTACCGAATTGCTCGGCAATCACTAAAGGCGCATGATTAGGCAACATGACACCACCTGCACCTACACGAATATGATTGGTAGCGCCGGCAATATTGCCTAACATAATGGCGGTAGCAGAACTTGCCACGCCATGCATGCCGTGATGTTCAGCCAACCACACACGATGATACCCACTACGCTCAGCTTGCTTCGCTAACTCCCTAGAGTTACTTAATGCATTGCTAATGCTCTGCCCTTCACAAATAGGGGCAAGATCGAGTAGTGATAGGGGTAATGACATGGCTAACCTCATAAACGTTTTTTGCAGTGTATCGCAAACTCAATATACGCCGAAGTGCTTTGCCATGGTTCACCCCAGATTCGCGATATCAGGCATTACTTAGCAAATTTTCAGACCCAGTACTTTGCACACCCAGTTACTTTGCCAACCCAATTACCTTGCTGAAAGTGAACTGTGAAGTGCATTTTTATACGCTTCAAATGCCGGTATCGCCGAGGTAACAATAGCTGCTAAGGTGATCACACTTACCACTTTCAGCGTTTCTACCGTCAGCAAATTAGCACTTAAAAATAGACCATATTGCGACGCCAGCCAATCGCTCGATAAGGTTAACGTTACGCTAAGTAAAACTATTGCTGCCACAATAGCTAACAACACTAAAATGAGCGCTTCTACTAATACCAAGGTAAAGATAACCCTAGGGCCTGCACCTAATACACGCAAAACAGCAATCTCGTTTTTCCGTTGCTGCATAGACGCTAGCAACATGGTCGATAAGCCAAACAATGAAGATATGAGCACCAAGATACTGATAACGCGCAGTAGGTTTTCTACCGTGCCCATCATTTGCCAAAGCTCGGTCAGTGCCACACCAGGAAGAATAGCCATAAGCCTGTCGGTTTTATAGTTGTTGATATCGCGCTGAAGTTTAAACGTAGCAAATTTTGAGGTGAGCCCAAGCATGACCGCCGTTACACTGTCTGGCGTGGTATTTACCGAGGCTGCATCGTTGAGTAATTGGTTTTGCTTTGATGCCGACAAATGAATAGCTTCAATTGCGTTTAAGCTTACGTGCACGGTTTTATCCACCGGTGTGCCAGTGGCTGCAAGTATGCCGGTAATAGTGAAAGGGGTGTTATCATGATTGGTAAAACTGGTGTTACCAATACCATGAGATATCACCACACTATCTCCCACTTTATAACCCAGCACTTTGGCCACATCGGCGCCTATCACAGCTTCAAATAAGCTCGCGAAGGCCTGACCGTTTTGAAAACTGAGCGCTTGCTTGTTACCAAACTTAAAATGCTGAAAATAGTTATCGTTTGTTCCCATTACCCGAAAGCCGCGATGAGAATCCCCTAACGAGATAGGAATTGCCCAGTCCACTAATTGACCTTCTTGCAGTGCTTCATAGCTTTCATATTTGATGTTACTGGTGGGACTTCCCATCCTGAACACTGAATACAATAAAAGATTTAGCTGACCGCTTGGGGCGCCAACGATAAGGTCAACATCTGAAATAGTTCGGTTAAAGCTCTCTTTTGCCTGCTGGCGAATGTGCTCAACGCTTAGCAATACGCTAATACTAATGAGCAGCGAAAGAAACGTTAATACCACTGATTTTCTGCGACTACCTAAGCTACTCCACGCTAACGACACTAACATTACTTGGTCTCCGCTGGCTGTATTAGTGAAGACTGTTTTAGCGAAGACCCTTTTAGCGAAGACATCTCTACACTAGTTTCAAAAAACTTTTTCAAATACATATCGTGACTTACAAATATTAGTGTTGTGTTGTGCTGCTTACACATGTCGATGAGAATGGTCATAAAGGCGTCTCGTGCGGCAGCATCCAAAGCAGATGTAGGTTCATCAACAAGCAATATTTCGGGCTTGTTGATTAACGCTCGGGCAATGGCTACACGCTGCTGTTGACCTACACTCAACGCATTAGCAGGCTGCTGCAAAATAGTAGCGGGCAAATTAAGCCCGGTCAGTAGCGCTTCGGCTGCATCGGTTATATTGGTTTTGCCCGCTTTTGCAAAGTAAGTGGCCAATTCAATATTTTTAAGCACGCTTAGGTAAGGAATTAGATTGAATTGCTGAAATACCACGCCAATATGCTGCGCGCGAAACTTATCTCTTTGCCTAGCTGATAAAGCTGAAAAGGGCTTGCCAAGTAATGATAATTCGCCGCTTTGTGGCGTTAGCACCCCCGCTAGCAAGTTAAGCAAGGTAGTTTTGCCAGAGCCTGAATGACCATGTAAGAAAACACGATCACCGTAATTCACCTTCCACGTGGGTATATGCAACCCACTGCTGTTTGCATCTGCATAATGATAATTAACGTCATTTAGCGCAATAGCATTGCCTTGGTTAGGCGCTGCTTTATTGGAGTCTGCTTCATTTTTCAAAGGTTGCTCTGGTGCTGCTGACAATGTGAATCATCTCCTTTTTGCATTACGCCATGTTTGCGTAAAAGTGGATATAGCGGCCTCTCATTCTATTAGGCCGCCATTTAAGCCGAAACTAAGCCTAACTTGGCGTAAGAGTATGCTTAGCTAGACTTCAAATGTACAATCTAAAACCGTTATGTTATAACGTTTTACACTAACTGTTATAATAATTCTTGGCTAAATAAAATGATGAAGTTCTTCTTAAGCGCCCGCATTGGTATTTTTGTCGCGATAGCAGGCATGCTTTTTTATCCTACAACATATGCAGAAGATATCGAAGCGCCTGACTATCAAGAGGTAGAATGGACACAGCTAATGCCTGAGGAAGATTTGGCAGCACTGCTCAATCCGCCAGATTATTTAGCCGGTATTGAAGATGGTTCTCAAGAAGATTCAGTGGAAGCCT
Proteins encoded in this window:
- a CDS encoding ABC transporter substrate-binding protein → MKKMSLLITSILLCFMFHAQVEAQPLRVAIIETSPLPIVTNTRDAFIDELTLIMPEHEIDIEIYNAQGLEEQARTIVQTVTENGAPDLLVPIATLATRAVYNFSAASELPTLFMTVADPVKEGIVTAFGERSVSNITGESHVLDAKVKLDMLDGLLKASALEEPITIGLVHSDYPSSKSSVESLLALESQYDNVKFVAVRTAYVEGTSGLDTMRDGVVEALKEKVETSGVDTYWLSTGPLLQANDLINVIYKETKLLPVFAESIESVQQGALLGVVADEKSIGKSGALRAKRILSGEKANSMPVTRMDKYTIGVNVSTAIKMHIPIPSSYLKLSKNHVYQ
- a CDS encoding LLM class flavin-dependent oxidoreductase, whose protein sequence is MSLPLSLLDLAPICEGQSISNALSNSRELAKQAERSGYHRVWLAEHHGMHGVASSATAIMLGNIAGATNHIRVGAGGVMLPNHAPLVIAEQFGTLETLYPGRIDLGLGRAPGTDMATAKALRRNLNGNAHVDTYPDDIKELQHYLGTPEPGQKIIAVPGANTHIPLWLLGSSLYSAQLAASVSLPYSFASHFAPDQLFDALHVYRSMFTPSDTQESPYVMAGVMAVVADTDEEAQYLFTSVQQQFMNMRRGLNKPFAKPVDDLSAICSEADYAMLSHVLRYALVGSKATVAAQLAKFVEATEVDEVIVSMPIHNLEARLKSVALLAEINI
- a CDS encoding ABC transporter permease; this encodes MLVSLAWSSLGSRRKSVVLTFLSLLISISVLLSVEHIRQQAKESFNRTISDVDLIVGAPSGQLNLLLYSVFRMGSPTSNIKYESYEALQEGQLVDWAIPISLGDSHRGFRVMGTNDNYFQHFKFGNKQALSFQNGQAFASLFEAVIGADVAKVLGYKVGDSVVISHGIGNTSFTNHDNTPFTITGILAATGTPVDKTVHVSLNAIEAIHLSASKQNQLLNDAASVNTTPDSVTAVMLGLTSKFATFKLQRDINNYKTDRLMAILPGVALTELWQMMGTVENLLRVISILVLISSLFGLSTMLLASMQQRKNEIAVLRVLGAGPRVIFTLVLVEALILVLLAIVAAIVLLSVTLTLSSDWLASQYGLFLSANLLTVETLKVVSVITLAAIVTSAIPAFEAYKNALHSSLSAR
- a CDS encoding ABC transporter ATP-binding protein → MSAAPEQPLKNEADSNKAAPNQGNAIALNDVNYHYADANSSGLHIPTWKVNYGDRVFLHGHSGSGKTTLLNLLAGVLTPQSGELSLLGKPFSALSARQRDKFRAQHIGVVFQQFNLIPYLSVLKNIELATYFAKAGKTNITDAAEALLTGLNLPATILQQPANALSVGQQQRVAIARALINKPEILLVDEPTSALDAAARDAFMTILIDMCKQHNTTLIFVSHDMYLKKFFETSVEMSSLKGSSLKQSSLIQPAETK
- a CDS encoding cupin domain-containing protein; amino-acid sequence: MTDQTVTNKKMKTLTKEQVIEQLNLSHHFEGGYFRQSFKADHRDKVTTSRGERTTMTAIYYMLTNDNSIDHFHTKYSDGIEFYHMGAPITYHMIYPDGHYEKVVVGPDIANGQQLQLAVPGGTFKAAELTDGDYGLVSEAVSPGWEPEDMIEVFQHELLEKFPQHKVLIERLANKK